tggaaaataaatgaaaagttaaaaaatttccCAGCCCTAGTTTAGGTTAGAAAGAAAGTGAGTGGAAATTAATAGCAAAATTGTTAGGAAAACCATGAGTTGAGTATAGTACATTTTCCTCCCTGTTTCCTTCTTCaccattttcctttcctttccatttcttttcttttcttttcttttcacaagTTCCAGACGTACCCTTAGAAAATCCACAACAGTTGTGCTATTGACACATATTTGCCACCATGCACAAATCGTGACGTGGGGCCTACTACGGATCCTAGCACAAATAattttattcatttattaaattgaaaatattttttcaaaggccccAACAAAAAATTAGCTAAATCCGATACCTATGAATACTCAATCTAATCATTtattggattgaactgattttttgaatggtatattaaaaaaaatattaaatttaatgaacagctaGAATTGTTTATATGGAACCCGTAGTGAGCCCCCAACACTATATGTGCACAatcttggatttggaaatctGTATGGACGGGCTTATTGAATCCACAAATAAAATGGGCCGATAATCCAAATAACTAGAATAGTGAGGCTGCATCGTAAAAGTGCGGAAAATTACGAGGGTAACTCAACGCACTGCgagctctgtgtgtgtgtgtgtgtgtgtgagagagagagagagagagagagagagagagagaggcatcggaAAATGGCGAGCACTCTCGCAAGCAGAGCAGCTTCAGCGGAGAGAACAGCTAGCTTGTGGAGGATATCGATTACTAGTTTCCTCAGAAACTTAAGCACTTCTTCTTCCACTCCAAATGCAACAAACCCTACTACCTCAGCTCCGTCGGCGGCGAACAAGTCCAAgcgcaagaagaagaagaacttgTTCGAGGTGGCTCAGTTTCTTCCCAATTGGGGAGTCGGATTCCATATGGCCAAGACCCACTGGTACAACGTCTCTTACGAGATCACCAAGATCAATCTCTACAAggtccttctctctctctctctctctctctctctctctaagtacACACACGTATACGTATGTATCTACTAGACACCCGGGCAAACACGATGCGCGCATTGGGCTGTTGGAAAGAGGTATATTGATATCTGCAAAAAAATGCATAGATATATTGATATAAGTGAAAACTGTATTGGAGTTCTAAgtgttttgtctttttgtgtATTATCCCGTGCTCAATGGGCTCACATTAGCCGGACCCATTTATGAAATCTGGATGTGAAAGTGGAAAAGAGGGGAGTAGAAATTTGGGATGGtcgtatttttttcttcttggcaGCTTGCAGTTTCTTTAGGTAGTTAAAGGGGTAGTTTGAGATAAAATACGTGAGCCAGCCAGCCTCTTTAATAAATATGTGTTTGCTtattgttggttttgttttttttgttctttccagGATGGTAGGCATGGCAAGGCTTGGGGAATCGCTTATAAAGACGGTGAGTTTCACTTCCGATTTCTATGACATCATAAGTTTTGTCTTTTGAGAAAATGGAGGAAGTGAAGAAACATGAatattttgaatctttgatgATTATTGGTTAtggttgttcttgttttttattccCCTCCCACTGCCACATTCAATCAAAATGCCCCACCAAAAGATagtaaaaagaaaggaaaagaagcaTTAGGGGAAGCAGAAGAAAAATTGGCCACCAGACAAAACGGTTGTATTGAAATACAAGAACTTCAATTTCTCATCAAAAGATGGACATAAACAAATAGAGCAAGCCGAAGAATAAGGTTCTGTTGGGGTTAGTCAATTTTTGTAGTCTCAACTCAGGTGTCAAGACTTGATTGTGTTCCTTTCTCCATCTTTGCTATCAATAGACCAGTAATCATGGGAGTACCCATCTTGATTATGTTCCTTTCTCCATCTTTATTGGCTTTGTGGGATATGAGTTCTATGATGATCAAATATCATAATGTTCTAACTGAGATACGAAGAGTGACGGGAGTGTCTATGGCTTGTGTTAATAGTTATGCAGTACAAGTCTACCTTTTTAATTTGGTTGATAAGGGTTGTAGCATACTTAATTGGATGCAATCATTGAGTGTTGTTGTCTTATTGCTCAGTTGAATATAAAGTGAGGGGGATGTTGTCTCATAatacttttatatttttgtttctcttcttgcattattttattactttttagCTGAGGTTTTAAGTCATCTAAAGATCAATTCAGTGTGGGAAATCGGATTGAAAGCAGTGCCTTACGATTGGTTGTTCACATAACACGAGAGAATGGTTGACAAACAATGTATTGCATTGTGGGACTACCAACAGATCCTGGCAACCTTCTGCGTAtaatgcgttttttttttttttttttttgcagtaaCTGGTGTCAGTTTTATCattatgcattttttattttgctgctagttaatttttttatttttactttttcccttGGAACTCTGTCTATGTGATCTCT
The sequence above is a segment of the Rhododendron vialii isolate Sample 1 chromosome 13a, ASM3025357v1 genome. Coding sequences within it:
- the LOC131314382 gene encoding uncharacterized protein LOC131314382 yields the protein MASTLASRAASAERTASLWRISITSFLRNLSTSSSTPNATNPTTSAPSAANKSKRKKKKNLFEVAQFLPNWGVGFHMAKTHWYNVSYEITKINLYKDGRHGKAWGIAYKDGSPTAPAKKISGVHKRCWRYIPNSKKIEEGASKPEVQSA